From a region of the Butyrivibrio sp. AE3004 genome:
- the infC gene encoding translation initiation factor IF-3 codes for MFTKWRYKTISNNDLFINEQIRDKEVRVIGADNEQLGVMSIQEARRLADEAGVDLVKIAPNAKPPVCRIVDYGKFKYEQLRKEKEARKKQKTVEIKEIRLSPNIDTNDLNTKVNSAKKFLEKGNRVKVTLRFRGREMAHMGASVHILTDFAEALSDVAVIDKQPKVEGRSMTMFLTEKK; via the coding sequence TTGTTCACAAAATGGAGGTACAAAACAATTAGCAACAACGATTTATTCATCAATGAACAGATCAGAGACAAAGAGGTTCGTGTAATTGGGGCCGATAATGAGCAGCTTGGTGTTATGTCTATACAGGAAGCAAGAAGACTTGCTGACGAAGCAGGTGTTGATCTGGTTAAGATTGCTCCTAACGCAAAGCCGCCGGTATGTCGTATCGTAGACTATGGTAAGTTCAAGTATGAGCAGCTTCGTAAGGAGAAGGAAGCTCGTAAAAAACAGAAGACTGTTGAAATCAAAGAAATTCGTTTGTCTCCAAATATAGATACAAATGATCTTAACACTAAGGTTAATTCCGCTAAGAAGTTCCTTGAAAAAGGTAACAGAGTTAAGGTAACCCTTAGATTCAGAGGTCGTGAGATGGCTCACATGGGTGCCAGCGTACACATTCTTACAGATTTTGCAGAGGCACTTAGTGATGTGGCTGTAATTGATAAACAGCCTAAGGTTGAGGGACGTAGTATGACTATGTTTCTTACTGAGAAGAAATAA
- a CDS encoding HAD family hydrolase yields the protein MSIKTVIFDIGGVLVDFCWEDFLRNKGYSEEMVQRMGDASVRTSEWDEFDRGVLDTEGIIDGFVKNDPSIENELRSAFSDLTGLLNKRERTIPWIKALKKAGYKVLVLSNFSKQALETNPFMNEFLDEVDGGILSYKDKVIKPDDAIFNLILERYGLVANECVFIDDIERNVNAARKLGFYGIVFKNYDQVDAELSELGVEAAF from the coding sequence ATGAGTATTAAAACAGTTATCTTTGATATCGGAGGTGTACTTGTTGATTTTTGCTGGGAAGACTTTTTGAGAAATAAAGGCTACAGCGAAGAGATGGTTCAGAGAATGGGAGATGCCAGCGTTAGAACTTCCGAATGGGATGAATTTGACAGGGGAGTTTTGGATACGGAAGGTATCATTGACGGATTTGTGAAAAACGATCCTTCTATAGAAAATGAACTTAGAAGTGCTTTTTCAGATCTTACAGGCCTCTTAAACAAAAGAGAACGCACGATACCCTGGATAAAAGCATTAAAGAAAGCGGGTTATAAAGTCCTTGTGCTTTCCAATTTTTCTAAACAGGCACTTGAAACCAATCCTTTTATGAATGAATTCCTGGATGAAGTTGACGGTGGAATCTTAAGTTATAAGGATAAAGTGATAAAGCCTGACGATGCAATCTTTAACCTTATATTGGAGAGATATGGACTTGTTGCAAATGAGTGTGTATTTATAGATGATATCGAAAGAAATGTCAATGCCGCTAGAAAGCTTGGGTTTTATGGGATTGTATTCAAGAATTATGATCAGGTGGATGCTGAACTTTCTGAACTGGGTGTAGAAGCAGCTTTTTGA
- the rplT gene encoding 50S ribosomal protein L20 yields MARIKGGMNAKKKHKRVLKLAKGYRGARSKQYRVAKQSVMRALTSAFAGRKQKKRDMRSLWITRINAAARLNGMSYSNLMHGLKLAEVEINRKMLAEMAVNDPEGFKTLTEIAKQKIA; encoded by the coding sequence ATGGCAAGAATTAAAGGTGGCATGAACGCCAAGAAAAAGCATAAAAGAGTTTTAAAGCTCGCTAAGGGCTATAGAGGCGCTAGATCAAAACAGTACAGAGTTGCTAAGCAGTCAGTTATGAGAGCACTTACATCAGCATTTGCTGGACGTAAGCAGAAGAAGAGAGATATGAGATCTCTTTGGATCACACGTATCAACGCAGCAGCTCGTCTTAACGGTATGTCATATTCAAACCTTATGCATGGCCTTAAGCTTGCAGAGGTTGAGATCAACCGCAAGATGCTTGCAGAGATGGCTGTAAATGATCCTGAAGGATTCAAGACTCTTACAGAAATCGCTAAGCAGAAGATCGCGTAA
- the rpmI gene encoding 50S ribosomal protein L35: MQHKMKTNRSAAKRFKVTGTGKLIRNKAYKRHILTKKSTKRKRNLRQAAVVDATNVKTMKKILPYV; the protein is encoded by the coding sequence ATGCAGCACAAGATGAAAACAAACAGATCTGCTGCCAAGCGTTTCAAGGTAACAGGCACAGGTAAGCTGATCCGTAACAAGGCGTATAAGCGTCACATTCTTACAAAGAAGTCTACAAAGAGAAAGAGAAATCTTAGACAGGCAGCAGTAGTTGATGCTACTAATGTTAAGACAATGAAGAAGATTCTGCCTTACGTTTAA